From Streptomyces sp. NBC_00690, a single genomic window includes:
- the guaB gene encoding IMP dehydrogenase, producing the protein MTNVDGVPEKFATLGLTYDDVLLLPGSSDMAPDQIDTASYLSKNVRVNIPLLSAAMDKVTESRMAIAMARQGGAGVLHRNLSIADQANQVDLVKRSESGMVTDPITVLPDATLAEADRLCAKFRISGVPVTDRAGKLLGIVTNRDMAFESDRSRQVREVMTPMPLVTGKVGISGVDAMELLRRHKIEKLPLVDEVGILKGLITVKDFVKAEKYPMAAKDKEGRLLVGAAVGVAGDAYERAQALIEAGVDFIVVDTAHGHSRLVGDMVAKIKSNAAGVDVIGGNIATRDGAKALIDAGVDGIKVGVGPGSICTTRVVAGIGVPQVTAIYEASLAAKEAGVPVIGDGGLQYSGDIAKALVAGADTVMLGSLLAGCEESPGELMFINGKQFKSYRGMGSLGAMQSRGEQLSFSKDRYFQEGVASDEKLVPEGIEGQVPYRGPLSAVVHQLVGGLRQSMFYVGGRTVPELQTNGRFVRITSAGLKESHPHDIQMTVEAPNYSKK; encoded by the coding sequence ATGACCAACGTCGACGGAGTGCCCGAGAAATTCGCGACACTCGGGCTGACCTACGACGATGTACTGCTGCTGCCGGGCTCTTCCGACATGGCCCCGGACCAGATCGACACCGCCTCGTATCTCTCGAAGAACGTGCGGGTGAACATCCCGCTGCTCTCGGCGGCGATGGACAAGGTCACTGAGTCCCGCATGGCGATCGCCATGGCACGGCAGGGCGGCGCGGGTGTCCTCCACCGCAATCTCTCCATCGCTGACCAGGCCAATCAGGTCGATCTGGTGAAGCGCTCCGAGTCGGGGATGGTGACCGACCCCATCACCGTGCTGCCGGACGCCACGCTCGCCGAGGCGGACCGCCTCTGTGCGAAGTTTCGCATCAGCGGTGTTCCGGTGACGGACCGCGCCGGGAAGCTGCTGGGCATCGTCACCAACCGGGACATGGCCTTCGAGTCGGACCGCAGCCGCCAGGTGCGCGAGGTCATGACGCCGATGCCGCTCGTCACCGGCAAGGTGGGGATCTCCGGTGTCGACGCCATGGAACTGCTGCGCCGCCACAAGATCGAGAAGCTGCCGCTCGTCGACGAGGTCGGGATCCTCAAGGGCCTGATCACGGTCAAGGACTTCGTCAAGGCCGAGAAGTACCCGATGGCGGCCAAGGACAAGGAAGGCCGGCTGCTCGTGGGAGCGGCCGTCGGGGTCGCCGGCGACGCCTACGAGCGCGCCCAGGCCCTGATCGAGGCGGGGGTCGACTTCATCGTCGTCGACACCGCGCACGGCCACTCCCGGCTGGTCGGCGACATGGTCGCCAAGATCAAGTCCAATGCCGCGGGGGTGGACGTCATCGGCGGCAACATCGCCACCCGCGACGGCGCCAAGGCGCTCATCGACGCCGGTGTGGATGGCATCAAGGTCGGTGTGGGACCGGGTTCGATCTGCACCACCCGCGTGGTGGCCGGCATCGGAGTTCCCCAGGTCACGGCGATCTACGAAGCTTCCCTGGCGGCCAAGGAAGCCGGTGTTCCGGTGATCGGCGACGGTGGCCTCCAGTACTCGGGTGACATCGCCAAGGCCCTGGTGGCCGGCGCTGACACGGTGATGCTCGGCTCGCTGCTCGCGGGTTGCGAGGAGTCGCCCGGTGAGCTGATGTTCATCAACGGCAAGCAGTTCAAGTCCTACCGGGGCATGGGCTCGCTCGGTGCGATGCAGTCCCGCGGTGAGCAGCTCTCCTTCTCCAAGGACCGCTACTTCCAGGAGGGCGTGGCCTCCGACGAGAAGCTGGTGCCCGAGGGCATCGAGGGCCAGGTTCCCTACCGCGGTCCGCTGTCGGCCGTCGTCCACCAACTGGTGGGCGGGCTGCGCCAGTCGATGTTCTACGTCGGCGGGCGCACGGTGCCCGAGCTCCAGACCAACGGCCGCTTCGTCCGCATCACGTCGGCGGGGCTCAAGGAGAGCCACCCGCACGACATCCAGATGACGGTCGAAGCACCGAACTACAGCAAGAAGTAG
- a CDS encoding glycerol-3-phosphate dehydrogenase/oxidase, translating into MKTARLGPEERVQALASMAERELDVLVVGAGVVGAGTALDAVTRGLSTGLVEARDWASGTSSRSSKLIHGGLRYLEMLDFALVREALKERGLLLERLAPHLVKPVPFLYPLQHKGWERLYAGSGVALYDAMSVSSGHGRGLPTHRHLSRRHALRVAPCLRKDALVGALQYYDAQMDDARFVETLVRTAASYGAQVASRSRVVGFLREGERVVGARVQDVEAGGEYEIRAKQIVNATGVWTDDTQALIGERGQFHVRASKGIHLVVPKDRIHSTTGLILRTEKSVLFVIPWGRHWIVGTTDTDWDLDKAHPAASSADIDYLLEHVNSVLAVPLTRDEVQGVYAGLRPLLAGESDATSKLSREHTVAHPVPGLVVVAGGKYTTYRVMAKDAVDAAVHGLDQRVADCVTEDVPLVGAEGYTALWNARARIAARTGLHVVRVEHLLNRFGSLTEEVLALIADDPSLGEPLTGADDYLRAEVVYAASHEGARHLDDVLTRRTRISIETFDRGVRSARECAGLMASVLGWDEGQIDKEVAHYKKRVEAERESQRQPDDLTADAARLGAPDIVPL; encoded by the coding sequence GTGAAGACAGCGAGACTGGGACCCGAAGAGCGCGTTCAGGCGCTCGCCAGCATGGCCGAGCGGGAACTGGACGTGCTGGTGGTCGGCGCCGGAGTGGTCGGCGCGGGCACTGCACTGGACGCGGTGACGAGAGGGCTCTCCACCGGGCTCGTCGAGGCTCGGGACTGGGCTTCGGGCACATCGAGTCGCTCCAGCAAGCTCATCCACGGCGGACTGCGCTATCTGGAGATGCTGGACTTCGCCCTCGTCCGTGAGGCACTCAAGGAGCGGGGCCTGCTGCTGGAGCGACTGGCCCCCCACCTGGTCAAACCGGTGCCCTTCCTCTACCCCTTGCAGCACAAGGGCTGGGAGCGGCTCTACGCCGGATCCGGCGTCGCGCTCTACGACGCGATGTCGGTGTCCTCGGGCCACGGCCGTGGCCTGCCCACCCATCGCCATCTCTCGCGCCGCCACGCCCTACGGGTCGCCCCTTGCCTTCGAAAGGACGCGCTGGTCGGCGCCCTGCAGTACTACGACGCCCAGATGGACGACGCCCGCTTCGTCGAGACCCTGGTGCGCACGGCCGCGAGCTATGGGGCGCAGGTCGCCAGCCGATCACGGGTGGTCGGCTTCCTCCGTGAGGGCGAGCGGGTCGTCGGTGCCCGGGTGCAGGACGTGGAGGCAGGCGGCGAGTACGAGATCCGGGCCAAGCAGATCGTCAACGCCACCGGGGTGTGGACGGACGACACCCAGGCCCTGATCGGCGAGCGCGGACAGTTCCATGTACGGGCGTCGAAGGGCATCCACCTCGTGGTCCCGAAGGACCGCATCCACTCCACCACCGGCTTGATCCTGCGCACGGAGAAGTCGGTCCTCTTCGTCATTCCGTGGGGGCGCCACTGGATCGTGGGCACGACGGACACCGACTGGGACCTAGACAAGGCGCATCCCGCCGCCTCCAGCGCCGACATCGACTATCTGCTGGAGCACGTCAACTCCGTCCTCGCCGTGCCGTTGACCCGCGATGAAGTCCAAGGGGTGTACGCGGGGCTGAGGCCGCTGCTCGCCGGGGAGTCGGACGCCACCAGCAAACTCTCGCGCGAACACACCGTCGCCCATCCCGTCCCCGGGCTCGTCGTGGTCGCCGGAGGGAAGTACACGACCTACCGGGTGATGGCGAAGGACGCGGTGGACGCGGCGGTGCACGGGCTCGACCAGCGGGTCGCCGACTGTGTCACCGAGGACGTGCCGTTGGTCGGTGCCGAGGGTTACACGGCCCTGTGGAACGCCCGCGCCAGGATCGCGGCGCGCACCGGTCTGCACGTGGTTCGCGTGGAGCACCTGCTCAACAGGTTCGGTTCCCTGACGGAGGAGGTGTTGGCCCTGATAGCGGATGACCCCTCCCTGGGCGAGCCGCTCACCGGCGCCGACGACTATCTCAGGGCCGAGGTCGTCTACGCCGCCTCCCACGAAGGGGCGAGGCATCTGGACGATGTGCTCACCCGGCGTACTCGGATCTCGATAGAGACCTTCGACCGGGGTGTGCGCAGTGCGCGGGAGTGCGCCGGGCTGATGGCATCGGTTCTGGGGTGGGACGAGGGGCAGATCGACAAGGAGGTCGCCCACTACAAGAAGCGGGTCGAAGCGGAACGCGAATCGCAGCGGCAGCCTGACGATCTGACCGCGGACGCTGCGAGGTTGGGCGCACCCGACATCGTGCCCTTGTGA
- a CDS encoding nucleotide sugar dehydrogenase, with protein sequence MPADLAVIGLGHHGLPLAQAAVTAGIETIGYAPDPRHLTEPAAGRTPADIRKMFSGGFRTVTDPAELGRVRTAAICVPTPPDGQGDLDLSALGDAARALAARLRPHTTVLLESAVQPGTTETFLRPLLEAGSGLRAGRDFHLAYSPGRTDPGSRTHDYANTPKVIGGLTPACTESAAAFYSRLTDKVVRARGPREAETVQVLETNFRHVNIALVNEMAVLCHELGVDLWDVIRCAETKPYGFLPFRPGPGVGGHGVPLDPGNLPHPGRPLRMVGLAREINTRMPQYVSQRCATLLNEYGKSARGARVLLLGVTYKPDLGDLQGSPAPEIARRLMDLGASVSYHDPYVQDWRVGERPVPRADSLYEAAAGADLTVLLQQHRTYDLQGLSVKAQLLLDTRGATPVGAAHRL encoded by the coding sequence ATGCCCGCAGATCTTGCCGTCATCGGACTCGGACACCACGGCCTACCCCTCGCCCAGGCCGCCGTCACCGCCGGTATCGAAACCATCGGCTACGCCCCCGACCCCCGGCACCTGACCGAACCAGCGGCGGGCCGCACCCCCGCCGACATCCGCAAGATGTTCTCGGGCGGCTTCAGAACCGTCACCGACCCGGCCGAACTCGGTCGCGTACGAACAGCCGCCATCTGCGTGCCCACCCCACCGGACGGACAGGGCGACCTCGACCTCAGCGCCCTCGGCGACGCGGCGCGCGCCCTCGCCGCCCGGCTCCGCCCCCACACCACGGTGCTGCTCGAATCCGCCGTCCAACCCGGGACGACCGAAACCTTCCTCCGCCCCCTCCTGGAAGCGGGCTCCGGCCTGCGGGCCGGGCGGGACTTCCACCTCGCCTACTCCCCCGGCCGCACCGACCCCGGCAGCCGGACCCACGACTACGCCAACACCCCCAAGGTCATCGGCGGCCTCACCCCCGCCTGCACCGAATCCGCCGCCGCCTTCTACAGCCGGCTCACCGACAAGGTCGTCCGCGCCCGCGGACCACGCGAGGCGGAGACCGTACAGGTCCTGGAGACCAACTTCCGACACGTCAATATCGCCCTCGTCAACGAGATGGCCGTCCTCTGCCATGAACTCGGCGTCGACCTCTGGGACGTCATCCGCTGCGCCGAGACCAAGCCCTACGGCTTCCTGCCCTTCCGACCCGGCCCGGGGGTCGGCGGCCACGGTGTCCCGCTGGACCCCGGAAACCTGCCACACCCCGGTCGACCGCTGCGGATGGTCGGTCTCGCCCGGGAGATCAACACCCGGATGCCGCAGTACGTCAGCCAGCGGTGCGCCACCCTCCTCAACGAGTACGGCAAGTCAGCGCGCGGCGCCCGGGTCCTACTGCTCGGCGTGACCTACAAACCCGACCTGGGCGACCTCCAGGGCTCCCCCGCCCCCGAGATCGCCCGCCGACTGATGGATCTGGGCGCGTCCGTCAGCTACCACGACCCCTATGTGCAGGACTGGCGGGTGGGAGAGCGACCCGTACCGCGTGCCGATTCCCTGTACGAGGCCGCAGCAGGAGCCGACCTGACCGTGCTGCTCCAACAGCATCGGACCTACGACCTGCAAGGACTCTCGGTCAAGGCCCAACTGCTCCTCGACACCCGGGGAGCCACCCCGGTGGGCGCCGCACATCGGCTGTGA
- a CDS encoding protein kinase domain-containing protein has protein sequence MSEAEQSREPQRDKSKEPKASSSQRDDAGRSHTGSGERADAASGEAGTAAQSPERSGQGSGAEAGVKLGTKTSGARGASADADADANAADSASRDDAKAEPKADAQSESDVPSAVASGRFAAGGKASGTSGGRLETADEAGAQGGDKAAPYASGSDESTRVPRQATGSKSISVKKGDRQADGTYRSSARPEAPDTGVSTDDGERSSGGTGANPSDEGLPADPASASDREAPARDGSTDRATGEGRAAGKEVTSHQDSPQDSPGDAPAARGESVGKASRDSDRAGRNSGRGSASGGGRQDSEGRLLAGRYRLGGVLGRGGMGTVWRAVDETLDRTVAVKELRFPTSIDDEEKRRLITRTLREAKAIARIRNNNAVTVFDVVDEDDRPWIVMELVEGKSLAEAIREDGTLTPHRAAEVGLAILDVLRSAHREGILHRDVKPSNVLIAEDGRVVLTDFGIAQVEGDPSITSTGMLVGAPSYISPERARGHRPGPAADLWSLGGLIYASVEGCPPYDKGSAIATLTAVMTEPLDPPKNAGPLEEVIYGLLAKDPAQRLDDAGARALLTKVVYAPPPAPEPPRDATRAMVLPSAPPPLPPPPVVPQDPATDPRRGASGAASGAALAKEPDTNASARQQDGGTTPPKPSTPPVQRAAGRAAITDVVPRRTLVIVAIVVALAVIAGVVFAVINGTDDDKDPQAKPESTTSATTQESKTGAPGTSGETGKEDGKQPTKGADQSPGAGQGSNPKPSTKPSTSLPAGNGLPAGYALVSDDEFHFTIAMPKGFKRTGTAGLNSGAIFSENGGFPRLQVDFNDSPKDDAKAAWSAAVAAVNATSRGYVHRGIRTVEYKGYPTVADWEFEREQQGQRVRILNRGFKVDARRGYSIMITCPVAGWDAAECDTLRKTAFATFAPKD, from the coding sequence ATGTCGGAGGCGGAACAGTCGCGGGAGCCCCAGCGGGACAAGTCGAAGGAGCCCAAGGCGTCCAGCTCTCAGCGGGACGATGCGGGTCGTTCTCACACTGGTTCCGGTGAGCGGGCTGACGCGGCGTCGGGGGAGGCCGGTACGGCGGCGCAGTCGCCAGAGCGCAGTGGCCAAGGCTCCGGCGCGGAGGCAGGCGTGAAGCTCGGGACGAAGACCTCCGGTGCGCGGGGAGCGTCGGCCGACGCCGACGCCGACGCCAACGCCGCCGACTCGGCGTCGAGGGACGACGCCAAGGCCGAACCCAAGGCCGACGCGCAATCGGAATCTGATGTTCCGTCGGCAGTCGCCTCAGGCCGTTTCGCGGCCGGAGGGAAGGCATCCGGTACCTCCGGAGGCCGGCTGGAAACAGCGGACGAGGCCGGAGCCCAGGGCGGGGACAAAGCCGCGCCGTATGCCTCCGGTTCGGACGAATCGACTCGGGTGCCCCGGCAGGCGACCGGCAGCAAATCCATCTCGGTGAAAAAGGGCGATCGACAGGCCGATGGCACCTACCGGTCCTCCGCGCGTCCTGAAGCGCCCGACACCGGAGTGTCTACGGACGACGGCGAGCGCTCTAGCGGTGGAACGGGTGCAAACCCGTCCGACGAGGGGCTGCCCGCCGATCCCGCATCGGCCTCCGACAGGGAAGCTCCGGCCCGAGACGGATCGACGGACCGCGCCACGGGCGAAGGCCGCGCAGCCGGTAAGGAAGTGACGTCCCACCAGGACAGCCCGCAGGACTCCCCTGGGGACGCGCCCGCGGCCCGGGGCGAGTCCGTCGGCAAGGCGTCCAGGGATTCGGACCGCGCGGGCCGCAACTCCGGGCGGGGCTCGGCCTCGGGCGGCGGACGCCAGGACTCCGAAGGGCGACTGCTCGCCGGCCGGTACCGGCTCGGCGGAGTGCTCGGGCGCGGCGGGATGGGCACCGTCTGGCGAGCGGTCGACGAGACCCTCGACCGCACCGTCGCCGTCAAGGAACTGCGCTTCCCCACCAGCATCGACGACGAGGAGAAGCGCCGGCTGATCACCCGGACGCTGCGCGAGGCCAAGGCCATCGCCCGTATCCGCAACAACAACGCCGTGACGGTCTTCGACGTCGTCGACGAGGACGACCGGCCCTGGATCGTGATGGAGTTGGTGGAGGGCAAGTCCCTCGCCGAGGCGATCCGCGAGGACGGCACCCTCACTCCGCATCGCGCCGCCGAAGTGGGACTCGCGATCCTGGACGTCCTGCGCTCCGCCCATCGTGAAGGCATCCTGCACCGCGATGTAAAGCCGTCCAATGTGCTGATCGCCGAGGACGGGCGGGTCGTGCTCACCGACTTCGGGATCGCCCAGGTCGAGGGCGATCCGTCGATCACCTCCACCGGCATGCTCGTCGGGGCGCCCTCGTACATCTCGCCGGAGCGGGCGCGCGGCCATCGACCGGGGCCCGCGGCCGACCTCTGGTCGCTCGGCGGGCTGATCTACGCGAGCGTCGAAGGCTGCCCTCCGTACGACAAGGGCTCGGCGATCGCGACGCTCACCGCGGTGATGACCGAGCCGCTCGACCCGCCGAAGAACGCAGGCCCGCTGGAAGAGGTCATCTACGGTCTGCTGGCCAAGGATCCGGCACAACGCCTGGACGACGCAGGTGCCCGGGCCCTGCTCACCAAGGTGGTGTACGCCCCGCCGCCGGCGCCCGAGCCGCCGCGGGACGCCACCCGCGCCATGGTCCTCCCGAGCGCGCCACCACCGCTCCCGCCCCCTCCGGTCGTCCCGCAGGACCCGGCGACCGACCCTCGCCGCGGTGCGTCGGGCGCAGCGTCCGGCGCCGCCTTGGCCAAGGAGCCGGACACCAACGCCAGCGCCAGGCAGCAGGACGGGGGGACGACGCCGCCCAAGCCCTCGACCCCGCCCGTGCAGCGGGCCGCGGGTCGTGCCGCGATCACCGACGTCGTACCGCGACGCACCCTGGTCATCGTGGCGATCGTGGTGGCCCTCGCGGTGATCGCCGGTGTGGTGTTCGCCGTCATCAACGGCACCGACGACGACAAGGACCCGCAGGCGAAGCCGGAGTCAACCACGTCCGCCACCACCCAGGAGTCCAAGACGGGTGCCCCGGGGACGAGCGGCGAGACCGGCAAGGAGGACGGCAAGCAGCCCACGAAGGGCGCGGACCAGAGCCCGGGCGCCGGACAGGGCAGCAATCCCAAGCCGTCCACGAAGCCCAGCACCTCCCTGCCCGCCGGGAACGGCCTGCCGGCCGGGTACGCCCTGGTCTCCGACGACGAGTTCCACTTCACCATCGCCATGCCGAAGGGCTTCAAGCGCACCGGCACGGCGGGGCTGAACTCAGGCGCCATATTCAGCGAGAACGGTGGCTTCCCGCGACTCCAGGTGGACTTCAACGACAGCCCCAAGGACGATGCCAAAGCCGCCTGGAGCGCCGCGGTCGCGGCAGTCAACGCGACCAGCAGAGGGTATGTGCACCGGGGCATAAGGACCGTCGAGTACAAGGGCTATCCGACGGTCGCCGATTGGGAGTTCGAGCGCGAGCAGCAGGGGCAGCGCGTTCGGATACTCAACCGGGGGTTCAAGGTCGACGCCCGCCGCGGATACTCCATCATGATCACTTGTCCAGTGGCCGGATGGGACGCCGCGGAGTGCGACACGCTCCGTAAGACGGCGTTCGCCACATTCGCACCCAAGGATTGA
- a CDS encoding GuaB3 family IMP dehydrogenase-related protein, with product MTEIEIGRGKRGRRAYAFDDIAVVPSRRTRDPKEVSIAWQIDAYRFELPFLAAPMDSVVSPSTAIRIGELGGVGVLNLEGLWTRYEDPQSLLDEIAELPVEAATRRLQEIYEAPIREELIGQRIKEVRDSGVVTAAALSPQRTAQFSKAVVDAGVDIFVIRGTTVSAEHVSGAAEPLNLKQFIYELDVPVIVGGCATYTAALHLMRTGAAGVLVGFGGGAAHTTRNVLGIQVPMATAVADVAAARRDYMDESGGRYVHVIADGGVGWSGDLPKAIACGADSVMIGSPLARATDAPGKGRHWGMEAVHEDVPRGKLVDLGIVGTTEEVLTGPSHTPDGSMNFFGALRRAMATTGYSELKEFQRVEVTVADSQHRR from the coding sequence GTGACTGAGATCGAGATCGGGCGCGGCAAGCGCGGTCGCAGGGCGTACGCATTCGATGACATCGCCGTCGTACCGAGCCGGCGCACGCGCGACCCGAAGGAGGTCTCGATCGCCTGGCAGATCGATGCCTACCGCTTTGAGCTGCCCTTCCTTGCCGCTCCCATGGACTCCGTGGTCTCGCCGAGCACCGCGATCCGCATCGGTGAGCTGGGAGGCGTCGGCGTACTGAACCTTGAGGGCCTCTGGACGCGTTACGAGGACCCGCAGTCGCTCCTCGACGAGATCGCCGAGTTGCCGGTTGAGGCCGCGACCCGTCGTCTCCAGGAGATCTACGAGGCCCCGATCAGGGAAGAACTGATCGGACAGCGCATCAAGGAAGTCCGTGACTCGGGCGTGGTGACGGCCGCGGCGCTGTCTCCGCAGCGGACCGCGCAGTTCTCCAAGGCCGTCGTCGACGCGGGTGTGGACATCTTCGTCATCCGCGGCACCACGGTCTCCGCCGAGCACGTTTCGGGTGCCGCCGAACCGCTCAACCTCAAGCAGTTCATCTACGAACTGGACGTGCCGGTCATCGTCGGCGGGTGCGCCACCTACACGGCTGCCCTCCATCTGATGCGTACCGGCGCTGCGGGTGTGCTGGTGGGCTTCGGCGGTGGAGCCGCGCACACCACGCGCAACGTGCTGGGCATCCAGGTGCCGATGGCCACCGCGGTCGCGGATGTCGCAGCGGCCCGGCGTGACTACATGGACGAGTCCGGCGGTCGCTATGTGCACGTCATCGCCGACGGCGGAGTGGGCTGGTCCGGCGACCTGCCGAAGGCCATCGCGTGCGGTGCGGACTCGGTGATGATCGGTTCCCCGCTGGCCCGTGCCACGGACGCCCCGGGCAAGGGCCGTCACTGGGGCATGGAAGCCGTCCACGAGGACGTGCCGCGGGGCAAGCTCGTGGACCTGGGCATCGTGGGCACGACCGAGGAGGTCCTCACCGGCCCCTCGCATACCCCCGACGGCTCGATGAACTTCTTCGGTGCGCTCCGCCGCGCCATGGCGACCACGGGCTACAGCGAACTCAAGGAGTTCCAGCGCGTCGAGGTGACGGTGGCCGACTCCCAGCACCGGCGCTGA